ttacataactttggtgcttttctgcagcaatgttttgccatttttttgggATAACAGGAAGGTTGGTGTCGCCTCTTTTGTTGTTCTATGTATTCAGTAGCATTTTCGACAGCTTTAAGTTCATCTGTgtgagagatttttatatattgattttcatCGTCACTGTATTCATCTTCTTCGCTaggttcattttcattattgacgatattaacGATCATTTCAATGGATCAAGTTGTTAGATTTTGTTTTCCCGAGTGTTTGGataataaaattcagatttatttttcggcggtatttttaaaaaaaaaaaaaaactagaacaaaaaaatccttaaaatatttgatagctcggtTAAAGCGGAAACTCGGATAACCGGGGCTCGGAttatcgggactctactgtacATATTTCTCACTTTGCAAGCCGtcatcttataaaataaataaataaatagataaaaaaaattatatacattatatataaataaaaaaattctaaaatctagAAATTGCACGAATCGGACGCGTCAAAAAGGGgttaattaaatgtatgtttCGAGATTCACGTTTTGtgataaatgtttctaaaaatatcgagatttttaaaaaaataggcgAAAATCAATAACGATAATTGCCGggtcattgatttaaaaaacgataaaattatCTCGTCAAATTAGAATACTCAGATGCGAGAGATTTAAATTTCCGGTATCTTACTAATATcggaattttaagaaaatcatgaaaaaatcaACAGAAATAACTGCCAAAATAAAAAGATCGAAACACCGCATGAATTTGGCGAAAAACGAGTGCGTCCAAGaggaatttttcaaatatgctatttaaatttatcgcttcttaaaattgtgtgaaaatatcgggatttaaaaaacaacgtGTTTATCAGTAAAAATAACAGTGATATTAACAGcgtaaaaaaagtagttataaaTGCTCGAATAGGATACCCACAAGTGATGTTGTGTGGGTATCGCGATCCTGAtgggttgttgaaacgtggcatttgtatACGTTAACAGCTGttcttttcattcaatttcgagtaagccaagtccgtcaagtatcaattctcttaagaagtgacacattctatattctttcacaaagacactttttcaaagatttcaattctttcacaatatatttacacaaagacttaacacaaagacaggcatgaagccacgtaaaacataaagaaactaattatgcatcgaagttgccaggtaggcaaaacaaaaatatatcaagattgcaataaaatacataaacaaataataaatctaagtgaagtaaaagaaatagacaagaaagaaatatatttcaacagaTTCGACATGCTATACAGATCTGGATTTAATTAACgttaagttaattaatattccAAGTTATGTAGGGAAAGTTAGCTCAACTATGATatgccattttgctgataaagattagcaaAATGTGTGAGTAAGTTTGTCCTCTTGGAGTGCAAATACCCAATTGAATTTTGCGTGtcgtaaaaatgtattataagatataggaattgaaaaacacttgagaacatttttaacaataacagCCGATAAAACACCACGTGGATTTACTATGGTATTGACGCAGATAGTGTCCAtcgaaaagtgattactcaaatgcacgtttcaaattttgtgtttagtaataacatcgaatttttaaataccatGAGAAAAACAATTGCATTAactgcaaaagaaaattatgatcgACACATTCggtgtaaattcttttgatgcttgaatagacattgaacagccaatcgagatcaatattaacattttcggattggtacaatggtgtttgatggagattgtaagctgcatcataTACCAAtttcggattcacaagttcatGCAAGAAATATGATTCGAAagctaagtttttttcttccaattttagaagaatagtaaatgaatcaattttattacGTGGAAGACAGTCTATGCAAGTTATTGGATACGTTGACAATGGATCCTTTTTTCTCTAACCTGGTGATCAACAcccagttctcgtatttgcatgaaagggaTTCGGACAGCAAAAACTCGCTCTTCGGTAGGGTTCAATTCTCTCAACCACTTTGGTACTTATGTAAGAGACGGGCTTCATGCTTGCGTTTTCGAACGGAATCCGTCCGTTTTTCCGTTTGTGTGTGAAGCTTGAGGTATTCCCGTCTACTTACTAATCTTCGGCCTTTCTGCCTCGGTAAGTTTAGGCCTTGGCATCTTTTTTTTCCTGCCTCAACTCTAACTTTTGGGGCCGTGTCAATCAGTTGGGACCCTTTTTAtgtgtgatattcacctgaattagtattaaaaaggATCCAGTtagaatttgattaatttaatttcatggttcaaacaataaaaatattgtttaaatgatgaaattatcttttattcacAATTCAAGAATTTATGGGATTTCTCTAggcccatatctcaaaaataaactcacccacttaatgcataacaaaattaagagtgaacaaaaagaattctaaaaaaattatcaaacagcagcggtcgccatagcaactcATGCGcattgtttactattactcttgattattgtaggtcccgcagtggactgatcgttaagacacggtttccagcagatcaccgaagtcaagcatcactagctacggtcagtgtgcgggtgggtgaccacttggatcagcctgcgtagggaccgagggtgtgcggtatNAATCGCAGGtaagcgtctcatacaacaacgccccctatagttcgttgcgatcgcgaattgcattaactgcaaaagaaaattatggtCGGCGCATTGGATCACAGTTTACCCAAAGgctgttgtctaattttttttttttggaaaagcaaCTTTACTGTGTTTTCATCTTGGccatctttaactgttaatcctgaactgcCAGGTGCACAATTTTGCAGACATATTGAATGCAACTCAGACACATTCGGTGTAAATTCTTTCGATGCTTGAATAgacattttgccaatgggtaatagAAACACGGATTTACGATGGTATAGAGCACGTTGCAAAGTGATTACTGAAATGCGAAATTCCCATGTCGTAATATCATGTAAAAATTAGTTCGATCTAATTGTAACATAACAATAAATGAGGTAAATATATCTCACCGATTTAATAATTCGTCTGCTGCAAATCGCAATTTGCAACAAATgctactcattaaaaaaaaatttgagaaaaaacactatttttttctagcgaacgatcttttaataaatgttaggCATTTCCAtagattatcaattttaaactgttgtGTTTGACTCAGTAGTTTCATTCATTCCAAACGATGctattatggaattttttttcccttaaattttaaataagcggAACtcccaaaaaattttgttagaatCTTAACTATACTGATTCGCAGAAATCAACAGTCTTGAGATTAGCGGAAGAATCCCGTGCCTGTAACAATCCATtctaaacaaaatcaaaactaCAGTAAAAGCTCAACTATTTGAAATATGCTGGAATCggtaataaaaatctaatgatggtgtccattgttgtcaatacatttttatagactggaaaatcacatggtaggatGCAGTTTTCCCACTTAAAAGCGGACACTCTCGATCCCAACGTCACGTTGCGGGCCTTTAAGTCTATCCATCCTGCCCTAAGTGCAATGAGAACCAGTCTGCTCCTGCCACAAGAGTCTCCAACCCTGCTGCAATAGTGCATGGCTTTGGGACCTGATTTAATGCTTCTGTTGGTAAAGTGGGCAACAACAGTTTTCCCACTGATTTTCATATTGGTTTGGTTGTCACCAACATAGAATTGATAGAAGTCTAGAAGttgttttcctaaaaatatttttgcttccctactttaaaaattatgtactgttattacgtttttgatttctaaactaaattaagagtttaggaggttttcattattattagaatatgaATCTATGCTACATTTTAAgatgaagttatttaaatatggcGTCTAATCTTATTAAACGTcttacaattattattctttggAGCGAATTACATTAACATACTATTATGAAAAAGATTccttaaatgatttagaacttaactttcAGCTTCATGCGAAGTGAtgactgcaaaaatatttaattatagttgtGAACTCACCAAATTTGTTATTATGTAGAGAGATGATTTATGTTGGAACTTGTATTAATACTGAAGTTAGCATAAGCAGATCTGACAACAGAAAGAGAGAAGATTTGTTTTCTATTAGTTTGTTGACATGCTATACGATATGAAGAATACGAAATAAAGTCTAATTAATATACGTTTTAGTTACTTAAGATTACGATAAATTAGATCCTGTATAAGCAGCGATTAAGAATCTTTATTGAGTAACAACAAAGCGGCGTCCGTTGATTTTGAACGAACTAAAATGTCTGACGACGAAGCGAAAGCAAAAGATGCAGAGATTGCATTAAGAAACGGTTGAGAAATTACGGAAAGAAAGAACAAATTTACGGAGAAAATTTAGCACGACTTGTAATAAGTTTGatacgaaaaagaaaaagtcGAGGGTAAGGAGCTTTCctcaatatttaataagttagcAGATAAAGCCGAGCGTTTATTTATAGTTGATGGTCAAATATCAGGATTAAGTGATCAGATAAAGACTACGATGAAATTGAAACTTATAGAGAGCGCtttatcgaaataaaaactgaatacGAAGACTACTTTCTAGTAAATCAGAGTCATTCTGGACAGTGCCGTTCCTGGCGGGTATGCAGCGAATGCCCCGCACGCAGGCGCCCAATTTAAGGGGCGCCAAATTCAACTATATACATAGTATATAGGGGCGCACAAAATTATTCTTGCACGCAGGCGTTGGCCACCCCAGGAACGGCACTGATTCTGGACTATCTGATACAGAGCCAGTTGGGAAGTTGAGACTTCCAAagatagaattaaaagaatacgACCTAGTGCCACGTACTTGGGTTGCCTTTTGGACACAATTTAGTCGCATTGACGAAGATGCAAGTATATGAGAGgaagataaatttcaatatcttcTTTCATCTTTGAAGCAGAGTTCAAAAGCTCGCAGTATTGTAGAAAGCTATCCACCTTTTAAGAGCAATTACATTAAGGTAATCAAGCATCTCAAGTCAAGGTTTGGCAGACATGATTTATTAAGAAGACGTAATTTATTATCTGCATTTCAAATCACGGGTGTAGATTTGGCCGGACCTTTGCAACTACGTCAAGGTATCAAGGCTTGGATTGTTTTATTTACCTGTGCGGTGCATAGAGCCATTCATCTGGAGCTCGTTACATCATTGTCGTCCGAAGCATTCATGCAAGCAATGAGAAGATTCTTTGCAAGAAGAGAGAGGTGCTCGGTAATTTATTCGGACAACGGGACATACTTCACTGGAACAGCACGAGCCCTTCAGTCATTGAACTGGGAAGAATTGCAATCTCAATTTGCCTTGCAAAACATCAAATGGCATTTTAGCCCACCTACCGCACCATGGTATGGTGGGAGAGAATGGTCAGTAGTATCAAAGAAGTTTTACGAAAGTGCTTGGGAAATGCTCACGTTATTGTGCGAAGCTGAAAGTGTCATCACTGGGAGACCACTCACCTACCTTTCAGATGATCCGAATGAAATGACACCAATAACACCAGCTAATTTCATACAAGACATAAGGGTATCAGAAACGCATGACATAGACATTGTCAACTCTAAGCATTTACTGAAAAGAGTAAGGTATCTACAAAGTTTACGTGAAAATTTACGAAAACGCTTCAAGGAATATTTAGGTGAACTTGTACGAAACCCAAAATCTAGGTCAAAGCAGAAGGAAATTTCTGTAGGAGAAATAGTTCTTATTGGATGTGAGGGCACGAAGGGACTGAACTGCTTCCTGGCAAGGACGCAATACGAAGAGTAGCGAAATTACGAGTTGCTAATGGCTACCTCGTGAGATCATTGCAGAGACTGTATCCACTCGAAATGTCTGTCAGTCAGTTTCCATTTGACACAACAgcaaatgaaaaagataaacaGGTCGATGTCGACTCTGGTGATTTAAAGTCTTCAAcacagggatgagagtagtcagaaagtaaaaaagaggaaatccaagtatatatatatatatcgcactttttttgtcaaatttttgtttaaacttgtaatccatgtgattataaatcccgatatgaggcttttaaatcacgtgaatatgaaactctacatcgaatttaaaaaatgcgaaaatacaaatcatgatgcgtaatttttagNAGGATAACtgactttaaaatacttatttttcatagagtgtttattaatatgtttactTGCTAATTTACATTTGTGGTTAGTAAATTGTAAGTTTTGATTGTGTGAAGTTAGCATAAGCAGGTCTGGCAACAGAAAGAGAGATGATTTGTGTTCTATTAGTTTGTTGACGTTATACGATATTAAGAATAAGagataaagtttaattattattatacgtTTTAGTTACTTAAGATTACGATAAATTAGATCCTGTATAAGCAGCGATTAAGAATCTTTATTGAGTAACAACAATTTATGTTCACTTATGGATCTTAATAGTTTCATATGGGAAATATTTAGACGTGGGAAGTGGAGACACAAGTGTTCTTttaagtacatatatttttagttgaataattttaactgttttatgtcaagaaacaacaattattgtgAAGTAATCATCAGGGTTGGTGAGCGTTAGCGAACATGGTCCCttttaagatatataaaatGCTTTCGCTTCCAATTTCattagggaaaaaaagtaacctggtagcaaattttttgaagtggAGCAACAGAGTCAGAAAACCTTATAGTGTACCTCCTGCATAAGAAGCCAGTCTGGATTGCATTAAGTATCAAACAAAATGATGACAAAAAGTGGCCTCTTTATTTGTGTGTTGTTGCTTTTTTGCTGATCTTGAGTATAGCTGTCCAccaatttagaaatataattcacacgtcttttttttttttatgctcagGCAAGAGATATTCTCGATACAAACTTGAAATATTCGCAGTTACACTGTCATCTGAATAGCTTTGAAGGGGTTACCTTGTTACTCAAATTCTACTCCTGCCTCCGTTAACATCTTCGAGTGCAAAAAACTTTGGGGTTTCTAAGTTGTCTTGCAGTGGACACTGCGGTATAGCTGGTAACGAGTCATTACTTGGAACCAAATTACAGAGAGAAATTCCAAAAAGATCTATTGGAATAATCTCCAAGATCTCCTTATGCGGCCAAGACGAAAAGCAGTCGCTGAGTTTCGACTGGCTACTGGACAAGACTGCTTCTTTAAACCTCTTCGTTGAATTCATGTTGTATAAGCTCCTTTCTGAACCGTGACCTTCAGGAAGAGATGGATGCAAACGACCTTCCCCTTGACCAGCATTAAAGGACATCTCTTTATGGGACCGCGCTACTGACACACAGGGGACTTCGTCTCGTCACACAGTTTGCTACTGAGGAAACTACATCTATTTTCACCAAGTTCGTCAACAGATGATGAACAGTAAAAGACTTTATTATACTGATTGCAAAATGACTTACTACCGTTTGAAGCAACagtataatcaaaatttataattgtccCTGCAAATATTTCAACTGGAATGGTTTGAGATATACTGGATAGCAttgtttcataacttttttttattaatcactttatattgattatattgTCAGCATTGTCCTTTTATTACCACCTATACTTCCTAAACAAGCTGATACTCATCATTAAAGCTAGGTGAGCTTCCAAGCAGCAAATGGGTACAAAACCCAAAGgcataaaacagttaaaattattcaactaaaaatatatgtacttaaAAGAACACTTGTGCCTCCACTTCCCACGTCTAAATATTTCCCATATGAAACTATTAAGATCCATAAGTGAACATAAATTGTTGTTACTCAATAAAGATTCTTAATCGCTGCTTATACAGGATCTAATTTATCGTAATCTTAAGTAACTAAAACGTAATATAAACGTATAATAATAGACTTTATTTCGTACTCTTCATATCGTATAACATGTCAACAGACTAATAGAACACAAATCTTCTCTCTTTCTGTTGTCAGGTCCTTCCTCTCTCTTGTCATTGTGCCAAATTGTGACAAAATGCTTCTTCGAGAACAAAATGAATGACCATACCTTCCGAAAAGCCGAAAACAGATATTTCCCTCCTTCATTAAAACATCCAATGATAATACCGGAAACATGAAGTTATTTTcactgataattattattttatctatcattttattttatttaaagaatccATTAATGTACTAAAATAAACTTGGATATTTGTGTTTCATAAATAAGAGTTGAATTTCTGTTACTTACTTGACATTCTTAAATTTACAAAGAATAATTGTTTCAGTAGTTTTAGGCAATAGTTGATTTAAGATCAGTAACTAGGGGAAAGCAAATAGATTTTGCTAACattttgactaatttttaatacacaGATTAGCCAAGCTgctaaggattttaaaaaaaaacaagtgatTTGGTTCTCAGCTCAGCGCTAAAACTATACATTTAatatcaattgttttatttgacGATACTAATGCCACAATCACGTAATATGCTTCCATATagtcacattttaaaatgtaagtttaaaagccctcataaaaaaaatgcatttgaatttCTTCaaggttgccactcaaatctgtaaaaa
Above is a window of Parasteatoda tepidariorum isolate YZ-2023 chromosome 5, CAS_Ptep_4.0, whole genome shotgun sequence DNA encoding:
- the LOC139425672 gene encoding uncharacterized protein; amino-acid sequence: MALGPDLMLLLQSSKARSIVESYPPFKSNYIKVIKHLKSRFGRHDLLRRRNLLSAFQITGVDLAGPLQLRQGIKAWIVLFTCAVHRAIHLELVTSLSSEAFMQAMRRFFARRERCSVIYSDNGTYFTGTARALQSLNWEELQSQFALQNIKWHFSPPTAPWYGGREWSVVSKKFYESAWEMLTLLCEAESVITGRPLTYLSDDPNEMTPITPANFIQDIRVSETHDIDIVNSKHLLKRVRYLQSLRENLRKRFKEYLGELVRNPKSRSKQKEISVGEIVLIGCEGTKGLNCFLARTQYEE